Proteins found in one Macrobrachium nipponense isolate FS-2020 chromosome 4, ASM1510439v2, whole genome shotgun sequence genomic segment:
- the LOC135211447 gene encoding uncharacterized protein LOC135211447, translated as MVSLHEKAQCTLWYHETKSPVAVERKFRNEYRRDPPDVKSIKDWYKKFTEPGSVEDLKRSGRPSSNVKITQNVGSDSKKKHPDHNKKIPSHGNAAQKQTQPLTDFFKGFNHSPKRTRWAMTIQDFSTKIGYLPGKANIIADASSQNPAPTHGIPHTIISNFGGEFNNLFLNSLCILLGIKKINTMIYHPESNGLVERENRKMLDILRVTLGGMDLNWDIAIIPAVSSTLNHSYHHSTEMSPHEAIYCVPARTPFHIFTPTTDLSDPLKDIVYTSVNRFNTLRRYLQEAQIIMKNTHDKNTKQTKPCAAPT; from the exons atggtaTCATTGCATGAGAAAGCCCAGTGTACGTTATggtaccacgaaacaaaatcacctgttgcagttGAACGTAAAttcagaaatgagtatcgacgagatccaccagatgttaaaagcattaaagactggtataaaaagttcacagagCCTGGAAGTGTCGAAGACCTTAAGAGGAGCGGTAGACCCAGT AGTAATGTTAAAATTACACAGAATGTTGGTAGTGATAGTAAGAAGAAACACCCCGACCACAATAAGAAAATACCTTCTCATGGTAATGCTGCGCAGAAACAAACACAG cctctcaccgacttcttcaaaggctttaaccACAGCCCTAAAAGAACGAGATGGGCTATGACCATTCAGGACTTCAGCACAAAaataggatatctacctgggaaagcaaatatcatcgctGATGCGTCATCACAGAACCCAGCACCAAC ACATGGAATTCCTCACACAATTATCTCCAACTTCGGCGGAGAATTCAACAATCTCTTTCTTAATTCCTTGTGTATATTGttaggcataaagaaaatcaatactatGATTTATCATCCTGAATCCAATGGTTTGGTAGAACGTGAGAATCGTAAGATGCTAGACATCCTACGGGTTACCCTAGGGGGTATGGATCTAAATTGGGACATAGCCATCATCCCTGCTGTATCAAGCACACTCAATCACAGTTATCACCACTCTACCGAAATGTCGCCTCACGAAGCAATCTACTGCGTGCCCGCTAGGACaccttttcatatcttcacacCTACAACCGATTTGTCAGATCCTCTCAAGGACATAGTGTATACCAGTGTAAACAGGTTTAATACACTTCGTAGGTATCTTCAAGAAGCTCAAATCATCATGAAGAATACACAcgacaaaaacacaaaacaaacaaagccCTGTGCA GCTCCAACATGA